The Peribacillus sp. FSL P2-0133 genome has a segment encoding these proteins:
- a CDS encoding LuxR C-terminal-related transcriptional regulator, with translation MLEETLLNHVKKISQQKDMANKSQMIVKGCVDFFSFQRASLFSYSCLTGMGEGICACTSEDTFSLHNVRENIHDIYPIHQAVIHNEPIFLTIQHAKSSIPAKYVKRFSISSLAIIPIIVNDLAIGLVLVDPIHANEPITKNDLMKLSHYLKLAFGSTMDSAPPTYLLSKREVEVLQYLANGMGLKQMAPKMSVSEFTVRDHISSAIRKLGVNHRTEAVAVAIRHKMIM, from the coding sequence ATGCTTGAGGAAACTCTGTTGAATCATGTAAAAAAGATTTCCCAACAAAAAGATATGGCAAATAAATCACAAATGATCGTAAAGGGCTGTGTGGATTTTTTTTCATTTCAACGAGCATCTTTGTTCAGTTACTCATGTTTAACGGGAATGGGTGAAGGAATATGTGCATGTACAAGTGAAGATACCTTTTCATTACATAATGTTAGAGAAAATATTCATGATATATACCCCATCCACCAAGCAGTCATCCATAACGAACCCATATTCTTAACCATCCAGCATGCAAAATCCTCCATCCCTGCAAAATACGTTAAAAGATTTTCCATCTCATCATTGGCAATCATTCCGATAATTGTGAATGACTTGGCCATCGGTTTAGTTTTGGTCGACCCCATTCACGCCAACGAGCCAATTACCAAGAATGATTTAATGAAGCTTTCCCATTATTTAAAACTGGCTTTCGGTTCAACAATGGATTCCGCCCCTCCCACTTACCTTCTAAGCAAACGTGAAGTGGAGGTCCTTCAATATTTAGCCAATGGAATGGGATTAAAGCAAATGGCACCAAAAATGAGCGTTAGTGAATTTACCGTCAGAGATCATATTTCTTCTGCTATCAGGAAATTGGGAGTGAATCATCGGACAGAGGCCGTCGCGGTTGCCATAAGACACAAAATGATTATGTGA
- a CDS encoding branched-chain amino acid aminotransferase: MKEHDMQITLSTTKKEKPQADQLEFGKQFTDHMFIMDYTQGQGWHDPRIVPYQPLSLEPSAMIFHYGQSVFEGLKAYATPEDEIILFRPEKNFQRLNSSNSRLCIPDIDVDFALKALKTLISVDKDWVPQAEGTSLYIRPFIIATEPYLGVSPSDKYQFIIIMSPVGSYYKEGIHPVKIAVESAFTRAVNGGTGEAKTGGNYASSLKAQEVSEKMGYAQVLWLDGVEKKYIEEVGSMNVFFKINGEIITPALNGSILPGITRDSIIELLKHWGLPVSERRISMEEVHEAYKLGQLEEAFGTGTAAVISPIGEFLWNGEEMIVQSGETGELSRKLYDTLTGVQTGKVVDELNWTAKVEEKVTQ, encoded by the coding sequence ATGAAGGAACATGACATGCAAATCACGCTTAGTACAACAAAGAAAGAAAAACCACAGGCGGACCAGCTTGAGTTCGGTAAGCAGTTTACCGATCATATGTTTATAATGGATTACACACAAGGGCAAGGGTGGCATGATCCAAGAATTGTTCCTTATCAACCGCTCTCATTAGAGCCTTCAGCTATGATTTTTCACTATGGCCAATCCGTTTTTGAAGGATTGAAAGCATATGCAACACCTGAGGATGAGATTATCTTATTCCGTCCGGAAAAGAATTTCCAACGCTTAAATAGTTCAAATAGCCGATTATGCATACCGGATATCGATGTTGATTTTGCGTTGAAGGCCTTAAAGACTTTAATTAGCGTTGATAAGGATTGGGTTCCCCAGGCAGAAGGGACATCTTTATATATCAGGCCATTTATTATAGCTACTGAGCCATATCTAGGAGTTTCTCCATCGGATAAATATCAGTTCATCATCATCATGTCACCAGTGGGCTCGTATTATAAAGAAGGTATTCATCCAGTTAAAATTGCAGTGGAGTCAGCTTTTACACGTGCAGTTAATGGAGGTACGGGTGAAGCCAAAACGGGCGGTAATTATGCATCGAGCCTGAAAGCCCAAGAAGTATCCGAAAAGATGGGTTATGCCCAAGTTCTTTGGTTAGACGGAGTAGAGAAAAAGTATATCGAAGAAGTTGGAAGCATGAATGTTTTCTTCAAAATTAATGGTGAAATCATCACTCCTGCTTTAAATGGAAGTATCCTTCCGGGTATTACTCGTGATTCCATTATCGAATTGCTGAAACATTGGGGTCTTCCCGTGTCGGAAAGACGCATTTCGATGGAGGAAGTCCATGAAGCCTATAAATTAGGTCAATTGGAAGAGGCCTTTGGAACGGGTACAGCCGCGGTCATATCACCAATTGGTGAATTTTTGTGGAATGGTGAAGAAATGATTGTTCAAAGCGGGGAAACTGGAGAACTTTCTAGAAAGCTTTATGATACACTGACAGGTGTGCAAACAGGTAAAGTCGTAGACGAGTTGAACTGGACTGCGAAAGTTGAAGAAAAAGTGACTCAATGA
- a CDS encoding YqcI/YcgG family protein: protein MLTANSSLLTKEDITNPDRVPQWLIKEYQTFHNTVTDKTFPCYFGMKAENKGELRYAYITQEDWSNLPKAVESFLDLFQEPPYIRHGLFVFMEPESIEGDIEIYRKRFWDILQYLHKADKKPWPIEKPKDPEHYLWDYHFAGQPIFVFGNAPAYKQRKTRDLGNSLVLGFQPRMIFEGLEGTEKGGIMSREKVRERVEKWDNLPKHPDISHFGDVNHNEWKQFFIGDDIEPIKGKCPFHHKELT, encoded by the coding sequence ATGCTGACTGCTAATTCAAGTTTGTTAACAAAAGAAGATATAACAAACCCCGATCGAGTGCCGCAATGGTTAATTAAGGAATATCAAACATTCCATAATACAGTGACCGATAAAACCTTTCCTTGTTATTTTGGTATGAAAGCTGAAAATAAAGGGGAACTTCGTTATGCTTATATCACACAGGAAGATTGGTCCAATCTCCCAAAAGCAGTGGAAAGCTTTCTTGATTTATTTCAGGAACCACCATATATCAGGCATGGCCTTTTTGTCTTTATGGAGCCTGAATCGATAGAGGGTGATATAGAAATTTACCGTAAAAGGTTTTGGGATATCCTGCAATACCTGCATAAAGCGGATAAAAAACCTTGGCCAATCGAAAAGCCGAAAGATCCCGAGCATTATTTATGGGACTATCATTTTGCAGGGCAACCAATCTTTGTCTTTGGTAATGCACCTGCTTATAAACAGCGTAAAACCCGAGATTTAGGAAATAGCCTTGTACTTGGATTCCAACCCCGGATGATCTTTGAAGGCCTGGAAGGAACGGAAAAAGGCGGAATCATGTCGCGTGAAAAGGTTCGGGAACGAGTGGAGAAATGGGATAACCTTCCTAAACATCCTGATATCAGTCACTTTGGAGATGTAAATCATAATGAATGGAAACAATTTTTCATAGGGGATGATATAGAACCGATAAAAGGTAAGTGTCCCTTCCATCATAAAGAGTTAACTTAA
- a CDS encoding YueI family protein: MSRLKVEDYLEQGIHGPKEIKPGERREFLGTLRERVVIALKKRQVFETNVYPEIEQMMKKHPRSNLFLNGQMDYQYLGKYIKLAMSHNIPYKIVLNKDHNSDLGLVLAEINAINKEEIYIEKQYDVQQVIKKKSFKAFFKRCVKKLLNKR, encoded by the coding sequence TTGTCACGCCTAAAGGTGGAGGACTATCTAGAACAAGGCATCCATGGTCCAAAAGAAATCAAGCCTGGTGAACGTAGGGAATTTCTGGGCACATTACGTGAGCGCGTCGTCATCGCCCTAAAAAAAAGGCAAGTCTTTGAAACGAATGTATATCCGGAGATAGAGCAAATGATGAAGAAGCATCCCCGTTCAAATTTGTTTTTAAATGGTCAGATGGACTATCAATATTTAGGGAAATATATAAAATTGGCAATGAGTCATAATATTCCTTACAAAATTGTCCTAAACAAAGATCATAACTCCGATTTGGGTTTGGTATTAGCAGAAATTAATGCCATAAACAAAGAAGAAATTTATATCGAGAAGCAATATGATGTCCAGCAAGTTATTAAAAAGAAAAGCTTCAAAGCATTTTTCAAACGCTGTGTTAAAAAATTATTAAACAAACGTTGA
- a CDS encoding alpha/beta-type small acid-soluble spore protein — protein sequence MARRRKILVSEARKGLDDLKAKVAGTNNPEEAKFEVAKEMGVPLKKDYNGELTSKQNGKIGGKLGGGMVKELVKMAQENLGKKH from the coding sequence TTGGCAAGGAGAAGGAAAATTTTAGTATCTGAAGCGCGAAAAGGACTCGATGATTTAAAAGCCAAAGTTGCTGGTACAAACAATCCCGAAGAAGCAAAGTTTGAAGTAGCAAAAGAAATGGGCGTACCCCTGAAAAAAGATTATAACGGTGAACTGACATCCAAGCAAAATGGAAAAATAGGCGGAAAGTTAGGCGGAGGAATGGTCAAGGAACTTGTAAAGATGGCACAGGAGAACTTAGGAAAAAAACATTAA
- a CDS encoding OFA family MFS transporter codes for MTKNRWLIALSAIAIHLSIGGAYAYSVYKKPLVETMGWSETEVTLAFTIMMALAGTSAAFFGKFVEKNGPRKSAMVAAVLFGLGQAGSGLAVMVDSLPLYLLTYGVLSGLGMGIGYISPVSTLVKWFPDRRGLATGMAVLGFGAGALITAPVAASLMESVGIYTTYYILGAGYFILMFLGASYIAPPKANWLPEGMKKDIESGKKELKKDLRQLTAKEAVKTKHFWMLWSMKLINTSAGIMMISVASPMAQDVVGLSVAGAATLVGIMGIFNGGGRLGWAAASDYIGRPNVFVIFFIIQIGAFLLLPTTTNTLLFQGLILLVVSCYGGGFSNLPAFAGDLFGTKEIGAIHGYLLTTWSLGGVCGPMLVTAIRESTNSYIPVFYVFAVLIAIAFAISIWLRLDIKKMQSKQKQGVTNTFSKIS; via the coding sequence ATGACAAAAAACAGATGGTTAATCGCTTTATCAGCTATCGCCATTCACCTTTCCATTGGTGGTGCATACGCCTATAGCGTATACAAAAAACCTTTAGTTGAGACTATGGGGTGGTCAGAAACTGAAGTAACGTTAGCATTCACAATAATGATGGCGCTTGCAGGAACTTCTGCAGCCTTCTTTGGTAAATTCGTGGAAAAAAATGGTCCAAGAAAGTCTGCTATGGTCGCAGCTGTATTATTCGGCTTAGGACAAGCCGGTTCTGGTTTAGCAGTAATGGTCGATTCACTTCCGCTTTACCTATTGACATATGGGGTTTTAAGTGGACTTGGCATGGGGATCGGGTACATTTCACCAGTATCCACTTTAGTCAAATGGTTCCCAGATCGCCGGGGATTGGCAACAGGAATGGCAGTATTAGGATTCGGTGCCGGAGCTCTCATTACAGCCCCAGTAGCTGCAAGCCTTATGGAATCCGTTGGCATTTATACTACATATTATATTTTAGGAGCAGGCTATTTCATACTGATGTTCTTAGGTGCATCCTATATTGCACCTCCAAAGGCCAACTGGCTACCTGAAGGAATGAAGAAAGATATTGAGTCCGGTAAGAAAGAACTAAAGAAAGACCTAAGGCAATTAACTGCAAAAGAAGCGGTTAAAACTAAACACTTCTGGATGTTATGGTCCATGAAATTGATAAATACAAGTGCAGGGATCATGATGATTTCTGTAGCTTCACCTATGGCTCAAGACGTTGTTGGTCTGTCTGTAGCAGGTGCAGCAACATTAGTCGGCATTATGGGAATCTTTAATGGAGGAGGAAGACTTGGCTGGGCAGCAGCATCTGATTATATTGGCCGTCCAAATGTTTTCGTCATTTTCTTCATCATTCAAATCGGAGCGTTCCTTTTACTTCCAACGACTACAAATACACTATTGTTCCAAGGACTCATCTTGCTGGTCGTTAGTTGTTATGGAGGAGGATTTTCAAATCTCCCTGCGTTTGCCGGGGATTTATTTGGAACTAAGGAAATTGGGGCCATCCACGGTTATCTTTTAACTACGTGGTCTCTAGGCGGGGTTTGCGGACCAATGTTGGTTACTGCAATCAGGGAAAGTACGAACAGCTACATCCCGGTATTCTACGTGTTCGCAGTATTAATTGCGATAGCATTCGCCATCTCCATCTGGCTGCGTCTCGACATTAAAAAAATGCAAAGTAAACAGAAACAAGGAGTAACGAACACATTTAGTAAAATATCCTAA
- the pepF gene encoding oligoendopeptidase F — translation MQTFKSRDEIKIEETWNLKDIYDDQSNWEKDYQEVLKMTEKLKTYDGHIQSAQDLFEYLRLSEELGYIYNKLYVFAMLQADLDTRVTTSQALLDRAGKLGQKISNASAFFMPFLLSLEEQTLKGYIKEIEGLKYFEEDLLDSFRYKAHVLTKEQEEVLSQIGEAFSAPQKTFGMINNTDIKFGEVTNEDGERVELTRGLYSKLIEDDDRDKRKEAYFAYYQPYVQLKNTIASTLSTAIKNNVNLSKLRNYPSALEKSLFGDQVPKEVYDNLIMSTKQNIGPMHKYIHLRKKLLGVEELRAYDLSVPLVEGAKEEISYDDGFSLMVEALKPLGEEYITILKTFKEKRYIDVRETPGKRSGAYNIGLYGVHPFILLNHRDDLDSVFTLAHESGHGMHSYYSSKYQPQISAGYSIFVAEVASTVNEILLIRHLIKTTKDVQKKKHLLNHFIDSFKGTFFTQVMFAEFEKIVHEKAENDEPLNAEVFNTAYESIFRAYNGDEIIFDEEVKYGWSRIPHFYRPFYVYKYATGYVSAITIADKILSGDKKTLESYLTFLKSGSSDFPLELLKKTGVDLTKPDPIENAMKIFSDLVDQFTDLTEG, via the coding sequence ATGCAAACGTTTAAATCACGTGACGAAATAAAAATAGAAGAAACATGGAACTTAAAGGATATTTACGATGATCAGTCTAATTGGGAAAAAGATTATCAAGAAGTCCTAAAGATGACAGAAAAATTAAAAACTTACGATGGACATATTCAGTCGGCTCAAGATTTGTTCGAGTATTTACGATTAAGTGAGGAACTTGGGTACATTTATAACAAGCTATATGTTTTTGCCATGCTGCAAGCGGATTTGGATACACGGGTAACCACATCACAAGCATTACTGGATCGGGCTGGTAAGTTAGGGCAGAAAATAAGTAATGCTTCTGCATTTTTCATGCCGTTTCTTTTGAGCCTGGAAGAACAAACATTAAAAGGGTACATAAAAGAAATCGAGGGTTTGAAATATTTTGAGGAGGATCTTCTGGATTCCTTCCGCTATAAAGCCCATGTGTTAACGAAAGAACAAGAAGAGGTGCTTTCCCAAATAGGCGAAGCCTTTTCAGCACCTCAAAAAACGTTCGGGATGATAAACAATACTGATATTAAATTTGGGGAAGTTACGAATGAAGACGGCGAGAGGGTAGAGCTGACGCGAGGATTGTATTCCAAATTGATTGAAGACGATGATCGCGATAAAAGAAAAGAGGCCTATTTCGCCTATTATCAGCCATATGTACAATTGAAGAATACAATCGCTTCCACACTTTCCACAGCAATCAAGAATAATGTGAATCTGTCAAAACTAAGAAATTATCCATCTGCCTTGGAAAAATCATTATTTGGAGATCAAGTTCCAAAAGAGGTTTATGATAATTTAATTATGTCTACTAAGCAAAATATCGGACCCATGCATAAATATATTCATTTAAGAAAAAAATTGCTGGGTGTAGAAGAATTGCGTGCCTATGATTTAAGTGTACCATTAGTCGAAGGCGCTAAAGAGGAGATTTCTTACGATGATGGTTTTTCTTTGATGGTGGAAGCGCTGAAACCTCTTGGCGAAGAGTATATCACAATTCTGAAAACCTTTAAGGAAAAAAGATATATCGATGTCAGGGAAACACCTGGAAAACGTTCAGGTGCTTACAATATAGGACTTTATGGTGTTCACCCATTCATCTTATTAAATCACCGTGATGACTTAGACAGTGTATTTACACTTGCACATGAATCTGGACATGGCATGCATTCATACTATAGCTCAAAATACCAACCGCAAATAAGTGCTGGGTATTCCATTTTTGTCGCTGAAGTTGCTTCCACTGTGAATGAAATCCTTTTAATTCGCCATTTAATTAAGACTACAAAAGATGTACAGAAGAAAAAACACTTACTTAACCATTTCATAGATAGTTTTAAAGGAACATTCTTCACACAGGTGATGTTTGCGGAGTTCGAAAAGATCGTACATGAAAAAGCTGAAAATGATGAACCCCTAAATGCCGAGGTTTTTAATACAGCCTATGAATCGATATTTCGTGCTTATAATGGAGATGAAATAATTTTCGATGAAGAAGTGAAGTATGGCTGGTCACGCATCCCGCACTTTTATCGTCCGTTTTATGTCTACAAATATGCTACTGGTTACGTTTCAGCCATTACTATCGCTGATAAGATCCTTTCTGGGGACAAAAAAACACTTGAAAGTTATTTGACTTTCTTGAAAAGCGGGAGTTCTGATTTCCCATTGGAGCTGCTTAAGAAAACAGGCGTAGATTTAACTAAACCTGATCCAATCGAAAATGCAATGAAGATTTTCAGTGATCTGGTCGACCAATTCACTGATTTGACAGAAGGCTAA
- a CDS encoding AI-2E family transporter, which translates to MWINKPFFKYACATILIILIIFLLGKIDYVLLPLQKIIAAMFFPIIVAGLLYYILRPVVNLLTEFIPRSASIFTVFLIIFSIIGMVSYFGSPVIVDQFQKLSENLPSKVKEFSKESEVMIEKNDFGMVNMEVLKEKAVTHLKDYSEKLLVNVNTIFSTITSVLTVLVITPFILFYFLKDGDKLRPFLLKYIPNDVESEGNTILKDVDKALSTYIIGQFIISIVIGTLMYIGYLIIGLDYALVLAIFAMIFTVVPFLGPLISIIPALFIALQQDIGLAVKVLIVLTVVQQVEGHLVTPNIMGKRLNIHPLTIILLLLAAGSIYGFVGILIAIPAYSVVKTIIGNFRRFYRLRKRVT; encoded by the coding sequence TTGTGGATCAATAAACCATTTTTCAAATATGCATGCGCGACCATTTTGATCATTTTAATTATTTTTTTACTAGGTAAGATTGATTACGTTCTACTGCCGCTACAAAAAATCATTGCTGCCATGTTTTTCCCAATTATTGTGGCTGGGCTTTTATACTATATATTACGGCCGGTCGTTAACTTATTAACTGAATTTATCCCGAGGTCAGCTAGCATCTTCACCGTGTTTTTGATTATATTTAGCATAATTGGGATGGTAAGTTACTTTGGAAGTCCAGTAATCGTGGACCAATTTCAAAAATTATCTGAAAACCTCCCTAGCAAAGTCAAGGAATTCTCTAAAGAATCTGAAGTTATGATTGAAAAAAATGATTTTGGCATGGTTAATATGGAAGTTCTAAAAGAAAAAGCGGTCACGCATTTAAAAGATTACTCGGAAAAACTATTAGTGAATGTCAATACCATTTTTTCCACGATCACTAGTGTATTAACAGTATTGGTCATTACACCATTCATTTTATTCTATTTCTTGAAGGATGGAGATAAATTAAGACCATTTCTATTAAAATATATACCGAACGATGTTGAATCAGAGGGGAACACGATTTTAAAAGACGTCGATAAAGCCCTTTCAACTTATATTATCGGTCAATTTATCATATCAATCGTCATTGGGACTTTGATGTATATTGGCTACCTGATTATCGGTCTCGATTATGCACTAGTATTAGCCATATTCGCCATGATTTTTACCGTTGTACCATTCCTTGGTCCATTAATAAGCATCATCCCTGCCCTTTTCATTGCCTTACAGCAAGACATTGGGTTGGCAGTGAAAGTACTCATTGTCCTTACCGTTGTTCAACAGGTCGAAGGGCATTTGGTTACACCGAATATTATGGGAAAACGGCTTAACATTCACCCACTTACCATTATCTTATTGCTTCTTGCTGCAGGATCAATATACGGTTTCGTTGGCATTTTAATCGCTATCCCCGCTTATTCCGTAGTAAAAACAATTATAGGGAATTTCAGGAGGTTTTATAGATTACGGAAAAGGGTTACATAA
- a CDS encoding R2-like ligand-binding oxidase, with product MKRMNLTTTSRSFREGSLPFKLYQKAKKFGIWNPRDIDFSQDKEDWKSFTDIERQVLLRIISLFQGGEEAVTLDLLPLIMTIAKEGRIEEEMYLTTFLFEEAKHMEFFRYTLDQIGETGDLTVYHSDTYKSIFYEILPEAMERLLSDQSPEALAEAATVYNMFTEGVLAETGYFGFYQTLEANKMMPGLLKGVGLLKKDESRHIAYGTFLLQRIISEHPHIFKQVEKRMEELSPLAIALNTEGYDRFGNPFDNDQQAILNFTMKQLSVRMEILARAKGKGIEEIYQTNEKEYGVL from the coding sequence ATGAAAAGAATGAATTTAACGACCACCAGCAGGAGTTTTAGAGAAGGTTCCCTACCATTTAAACTTTATCAAAAGGCTAAGAAATTCGGAATATGGAATCCTCGTGACATTGATTTTAGCCAGGATAAAGAAGATTGGAAGTCATTTACTGATATTGAAAGGCAAGTGTTATTAAGGATCATTTCCCTTTTTCAGGGCGGAGAAGAAGCGGTGACTTTGGATTTGCTGCCGCTCATTATGACGATAGCCAAGGAAGGCAGGATCGAAGAAGAAATGTACTTAACGACATTCCTTTTTGAGGAAGCGAAGCATATGGAGTTCTTTCGTTATACGTTAGATCAAATAGGTGAAACGGGTGATTTGACGGTTTATCACTCAGACACTTATAAATCGATTTTTTATGAAATATTGCCTGAAGCGATGGAGAGACTTTTATCCGATCAATCCCCTGAAGCATTGGCGGAAGCAGCCACTGTTTATAATATGTTTACCGAGGGTGTACTTGCAGAAACTGGATATTTCGGGTTTTATCAGACTCTCGAAGCTAATAAAATGATGCCAGGTTTATTAAAAGGCGTGGGTCTGTTGAAGAAGGATGAATCACGCCATATTGCTTATGGGACCTTCCTGCTGCAGAGAATCATCAGTGAACATCCACATATCTTTAAACAGGTTGAAAAGAGAATGGAGGAACTTTCACCACTGGCCATCGCGTTAAATACGGAGGGATATGATCGGTTCGGAAATCCATTTGATAATGACCAACAAGCTATATTGAATTTTACCATGAAACAATTATCAGTGCGGATGGAGATTTTAGCCAGGGCAAAAGGAAAGGGGATTGAAGAGATCTATCAAACTAACGAAAAGGAATATGGGGTTTTGTAA
- a CDS encoding iron-containing alcohol dehydrogenase codes for MMVNAHSNFWLRSSVYSGTNTRSLIPDLFNGLGAKRILLVSDAGLENAGVVKKVAETFEQQKLGARVEIVGQFLDVTQDAASECVNAALKYAREVNADAILAIGGGSVIDTAKALKFGLYKGITDINDSIPSGNLYEGFPKAQSMNIPHISVATTAGTGSEVSPIAVIYNEHKKVKMNIYNVFLSSDVAILDPELTVGLPSDITAFTGADALTHAIEAIVSPAATSITDAYAYQAIRVIERNLPRAVKDGTNIEARMEMLHGSMMGITAFCSALNAIPVHNFAHAYGALFRIPHGLANAVLLPVVMESTSDLYLPKAHLIAEAFSVKIHDEDSKGILAKVIEKLRIFLSELGLPSDFSAYGINQSDMGRILKAVMTDPAATNYPMSEELIMSVVSRVSRVSRVSPVRIN; via the coding sequence ATGATGGTAAATGCTCATTCGAATTTTTGGTTAAGGTCTTCAGTTTACAGTGGCACTAACACTCGTTCACTCATTCCGGACCTATTCAATGGTCTCGGGGCCAAAAGGATTCTACTCGTGAGTGATGCCGGGTTGGAAAATGCAGGTGTCGTTAAAAAGGTTGCCGAAACTTTTGAGCAACAGAAATTAGGTGCCAGAGTTGAAATAGTTGGACAGTTTCTGGATGTTACACAAGACGCTGCTAGTGAATGTGTAAACGCAGCATTGAAATATGCACGCGAAGTGAATGCCGATGCCATACTTGCCATTGGTGGAGGGAGTGTCATTGATACAGCAAAAGCATTGAAATTCGGATTATATAAAGGAATTACGGATATAAATGATTCGATACCAAGCGGTAATCTGTATGAGGGTTTTCCAAAAGCCCAATCCATGAATATCCCGCATATTTCCGTAGCCACAACAGCAGGGACCGGTTCTGAAGTATCCCCGATCGCGGTCATATACAATGAACATAAAAAAGTCAAAATGAATATATACAATGTTTTTTTAAGTTCGGATGTTGCCATTCTAGATCCCGAATTAACAGTAGGACTGCCATCTGACATTACGGCGTTTACTGGTGCAGATGCATTGACACATGCAATTGAAGCGATCGTTTCACCTGCAGCGACATCAATAACCGATGCATATGCATATCAGGCCATTCGAGTTATTGAAAGAAACTTACCGAGGGCAGTAAAGGACGGAACGAACATTGAGGCCAGAATGGAAATGCTGCATGGAAGCATGATGGGAATCACTGCATTTTGTAGTGCACTGAATGCGATTCCGGTTCATAACTTTGCCCATGCATATGGGGCGTTATTCCGTATTCCGCACGGATTGGCCAATGCCGTGTTATTACCGGTCGTCATGGAATCAACCTCGGATTTATATCTTCCAAAGGCCCATTTGATAGCCGAAGCCTTTAGTGTGAAAATACATGATGAAGATTCAAAAGGGATCTTAGCGAAAGTGATAGAAAAGCTCCGCATTTTTCTATCTGAACTTGGGCTGCCCTCCGATTTCAGCGCATATGGAATTAACCAGTCAGATATGGGAAGAATTCTTAAAGCAGTAATGACGGATCCAGCTGCCACTAATTACCCGATGTCAGAGGAATTAATAATGTCAGTAGTTTCAAGAGTTTCAAGAGTTTCAAGAGTTTCACCCGTGAGAATTAATTAA
- a CDS encoding FMN-dependent NADH-azoreductase has protein sequence MLFFKKHTKLTIGGTKMSKVLFVKSNDRPADQAISVKMYETFLNTYKEANSNDEITELDLFKLNLPYYGNTAITALYKRSQGMELTEEEVKIADIVQQYLNQFLAADKVVFAFPLWNATVPAPLVTYISYLAQAGTTFKYTAEGPVGLAGGKKVALLNARGSDYALPGMDAGEMAEKYVTMNLNLWGITNPETVVIEGHNQYPDRSQDIVAEGLAKVAETAAKF, from the coding sequence ATGCTATTTTTTAAAAAACATACAAAATTAACAATTGGGGGAACTAAAATGTCTAAAGTATTATTTGTTAAATCAAATGACCGCCCAGCGGATCAAGCTATTAGTGTCAAAATGTATGAAACGTTTTTGAACACATATAAGGAAGCAAATAGTAACGATGAAATAACTGAATTGGATTTATTTAAACTGAACTTACCTTACTACGGAAATACAGCAATTACTGCCCTATATAAACGCAGCCAAGGTATGGAATTGACTGAAGAGGAAGTGAAGATTGCCGATATCGTGCAACAATACTTGAATCAATTCCTTGCTGCCGATAAAGTAGTATTTGCCTTCCCACTATGGAATGCAACGGTTCCGGCACCATTGGTCACTTATATTTCTTATCTTGCTCAAGCGGGAACAACATTCAAATATACAGCTGAAGGCCCAGTCGGCTTAGCTGGAGGTAAAAAAGTGGCATTACTTAATGCACGCGGATCCGATTATGCATTGCCTGGAATGGATGCTGGCGAAATGGCAGAGAAATACGTAACGATGAATTTAAACTTATGGGGCATAACAAACCCAGAAACAGTTGTAATCGAGGGACATAATCAATACCCAGATCGCTCACAGGATATCGTTGCAGAAGGATTGGCGAAAGTTGCTGAAACTGCAGCAAAATTCTAA